GAGTCGTTTGCCAAGTATATCTACCAGTTCAGAGATGTGCTGACCAATGAGGGCAAGCCTTGCACGTTGCACTTCGACAAGGATAAGACGGTTGTGTGCATGGAGGGCCCTCAATTCTCCACAAGGGCAGAATCCCGGATGTACAGATTGCTCGGCGGTGACGTGATCAACATGAGCGTCATTCCAGAAGCGAAGCTGGCTCGGGAGTGCGAGCTGCCTTATCAGATGGTTTGCATGTCTACCGACTACGACGCCTGGAGAGAAGACGAAGAACCCGTCACCGTGGAGGTGGTGCTGGGCCATTTGGTTAACAACGGGCATAACGCTAACGCATTGGCCGCCAGCGTTATTGAGGCTATGTCTCACGATCTGCCCGAATTCATGAAGACGGGCGACGGTCTGCGTGGATCGGTGAAAATGTCGATCTCGACAAAGCCAGAGGCTATGTCGCAGGAGACCCTCGAGAAACTGAAGTTTCTCTTCCCAGACTATTGGTAGATAGTGCTATCTAATGATAATCTACATTCTTTTCCTTGGACTAGGCGAGCTCATCATATATGCATATTTGCTACTCGGAATGTAACCTGCGGGGCTGATCTGTGACGTGGTCCAGGGCACGGGCCTCGATTCTGTCTTGTCGAAGTTGGAACCGAAAGCATTCACTTTACTCACAGATGCACTTTGTGCCTGTCTCTGCAGGTCCAGCTGTGTTCGTTGTTGCTGCCGGCTCTGttctctttgttttgcCTTCAGTGGAGTCTCCAACGACTTGAATAGGAAGGGCGTGGCTGGAACTGAAGGGTTCTGTTGCGTACCATCCTCTATAGCCCTTGGGATTTGCCTGTTTTGATCCAGTATTACATGCGGCTTCTTgttggaagagattgaggCGTGCGAGTCAGCAAACTCGTCATTAGATCGTAATCCTAGGAGCTCCCTTTGAGAGCTGTTTAGATTCAGATCGCTTACCTTAACCTTCGAGAAAAGTCTCCATAACGATCCCAATACGTTATA
The sequence above is drawn from the Torulaspora globosa chromosome 5, complete sequence genome and encodes:
- the MEU1 gene encoding S-methyl-5-thioadenosine phosphorylase (ancestral locus Anc_5.204), giving the protein MSDSELPTTFEGEVDLGVIGGTGLYHLPCLEKIAVLPRMATPWGYTSSPITISKFIGANGHLHVAFLARHGLDHQLPPSKVPFRANMAALKHLKCKAVLSFSAVGSLQESIKPRDFVLPQQLIDRTKGIRESSYLNEEGLVGHVGFGDPFSESFAKYIYQFRDVLTNEGKPCTLHFDKDKTVVCMEGPQFSTRAESRMYRLLGGDVINMSVIPEAKLARECELPYQMVCMSTDYDAWREDEEPVTVEVVLGHLVNNGHNANALAASVIEAMSHDLPEFMKTGDGLRGSVKMSISTKPEAMSQETLEKLKFLFPDYW